A stretch of the Defluviitalea raffinosedens genome encodes the following:
- a CDS encoding cyclic lactone autoinducer peptide, with translation MRRRLLVILGTIATCMAAFTATAGACSIFHGETQVPEALQKDL, from the coding sequence ATGAGAAGAAGATTATTGGTTATTTTAGGAACAATTGCGACCTGCATGGCTGCTTTCACCGCTACAGCTGGTGCGTGTTCAATTTTTCATGGTGAAACTCAGGTTCCAGAAGCACTCCAAAAAGATTTATAA
- a CDS encoding accessory gene regulator B family protein codes for MSIIDQTAERLAKQVKKASPHVDEQIVQYYYTRAFNRLIFYVICIPLIIILRLNIFSFITVLLSYSLLRRCFGGAHLESDIGCLILSVVTMTGGTWISSYIKPSLILIIAVYIFTFIVVQWTGLIDSPKKRIVKLRAAFIRQGYFTIAFLTLITFILYYFDETRMMTGSIIVGIMIELASLIIGKIRYR; via the coding sequence ATGAGTATAATAGATCAAACGGCTGAAAGACTTGCAAAACAAGTAAAAAAGGCTTCACCACATGTGGATGAACAGATTGTTCAGTATTATTATACCCGAGCATTTAATCGCCTTATTTTCTACGTGATTTGCATACCTTTAATTATTATACTTCGTTTAAACATTTTTTCTTTTATCACTGTTTTATTAAGTTATTCTCTTTTGCGCAGATGCTTTGGCGGAGCCCATTTGGAAAGCGATATCGGGTGCTTAATATTAAGCGTGGTGACGATGACTGGAGGAACCTGGATATCGAGCTATATTAAGCCTTCTCTTATTTTAATTATTGCAGTATACATATTTACTTTTATTGTGGTACAATGGACTGGCCTGATCGATTCACCGAAAAAGAGAATTGTTAAATTACGGGCTGCTTTTATAAGACAAGGCTATTTTACCATAGCATTTTTAACTCTTATTACTTTTATATTATATTATTTTGATGAAACCAGAATGATGACAGGTTCCATAATTGTAGGGATAATGATAGAATTGGCCAGTTTAATTATAGGGAAAATCAGATACAGATAG
- a CDS encoding FAD-dependent oxidoreductase: protein MVKEKSNSYWIASTKETNYPKLSEDLSVDVAIIGGGMVGISCAYYLKNEGFKVAVIEAKRIAEGVTGNTTAKITAQHHLIYDSLIRKFGEEIAQQYASANIWAIEEIAKIIEQNNIDCDFIRQPAYIYTQSEDYIKQIEDEVKAAQKLGIKASFDTSLSLPFPIKGAVRFDHQAQFHPRKYLLPLAEKIPGEGSFIFENTRMKNIEGENPYTVITDSGKITATYVIIASHFPVYDHFGFYFARMYESRTYALAMKIKEKFPGGMYLSAESPSRSLRSQPYEDGELVLLVGEEHKTGQHKEAAEHYRKLQEFAHEHYNVETILYHWSTQDCMPIDDIPYIGRITSTAANMYVATGFKKWGMTHSIIGAALIRDQIMNRQNPWEEVYDPSRFTPLQSIKKFFEINADVAKELISGKLEIPEDTLRDLKEEEGSAIEIEGRRIGAYKDDKGEIHLVDPTCSHMGCELKWNDAEKTWDCPCHGSRFTYTGEVIEGPAVNSLKRIKLGE, encoded by the coding sequence ATGGTAAAAGAGAAATCAAATTCTTATTGGATTGCTTCAACTAAGGAGACAAATTATCCTAAGCTTTCAGAAGATTTATCTGTGGATGTTGCCATTATTGGCGGCGGAATGGTTGGTATAAGCTGTGCCTATTATTTAAAAAATGAAGGGTTTAAGGTTGCCGTTATAGAAGCCAAAAGAATCGCTGAAGGGGTTACAGGAAATACGACGGCCAAAATTACAGCTCAGCATCATCTGATCTACGATTCGCTCATTAGAAAATTTGGAGAAGAGATCGCACAGCAATATGCCAGTGCCAATATATGGGCCATAGAAGAGATTGCCAAAATCATTGAACAAAATAATATAGACTGTGATTTTATACGTCAGCCGGCTTACATTTATACTCAATCTGAGGACTATATAAAACAGATTGAAGATGAGGTTAAGGCTGCGCAAAAATTAGGAATCAAGGCTTCATTTGATACTAGTCTCTCTCTGCCTTTTCCCATTAAGGGAGCTGTTCGATTCGATCACCAGGCCCAATTTCATCCAAGGAAATACCTCCTTCCCCTGGCAGAGAAGATTCCGGGAGAGGGAAGTTTCATCTTCGAGAATACGAGAATGAAAAATATAGAAGGAGAAAATCCTTATACAGTCATTACCGATAGTGGAAAAATCACTGCAACGTATGTTATTATTGCATCTCATTTCCCTGTATACGATCATTTCGGCTTTTACTTTGCCAGAATGTATGAATCAAGAACCTATGCTTTAGCCATGAAGATCAAGGAGAAATTCCCCGGTGGTATGTATCTTTCTGCGGAAAGCCCCAGCCGCTCCCTTCGTTCACAGCCTTATGAAGATGGCGAATTGGTATTGCTTGTGGGAGAGGAACACAAAACCGGGCAGCATAAGGAAGCGGCAGAGCATTACAGGAAGCTTCAGGAATTTGCTCATGAACATTATAATGTAGAAACTATTTTATACCACTGGTCCACTCAAGATTGTATGCCAATTGACGATATTCCTTATATCGGACGTATTACATCAACAGCAGCCAATATGTATGTGGCTACAGGGTTCAAAAAATGGGGCATGACCCACAGCATAATAGGCGCAGCCCTTATAAGGGATCAAATTATGAACAGACAAAACCCGTGGGAAGAAGTATATGATCCCTCAAGGTTTACACCTTTGCAGTCCATAAAAAAATTCTTTGAAATCAATGCAGATGTGGCAAAGGAACTTATCTCAGGGAAATTAGAAATTCCTGAAGACACGCTGAGAGATTTAAAAGAGGAAGAAGGATCTGCCATCGAGATTGAAGGAAGAAGAATAGGTGCTTATAAAGATGATAAGGGTGAAATACATTTAGTAGACCCAACCTGCAGCCATATGGGGTGTGAATTGAAATGGAACGATGCTGAAAAGACATGGGACTGTCCTTGTCATGGTTCAAGATTCACCTACACCGGAGAAGTCATTGAAGGCCCGGCGGTGAATTCCCTGAAAAGAATAAAATTAGGAGAATAA
- the asnA gene encoding aspartate--ammonia ligase: protein MTDQLKSLIIPEGYSSALSVRETEAAIKRLKDYFENKLAEALNLSRVSAPLFVKTETGLNDNLNGVERPVSFDVYGIGGKSVEIVHSLAKWKRMALKQYGFSVGEGLYTDMNAIRRDEELDNLHSVYVDQWDWEKIISKEQRNLETLKEIVKKIYNVFKDTEKYVANLYPVIKPILPEEITFITTQELEDRFPDLTPKEREDAIAKEKGAVFIIGIGGKLKSGGKHDGRSPDYDDWSLNGDIIFWYPVLERAFELSSMGIRVDEETLLKQLQMAGCEERKELEFHKKLLNGELPYTVGGGIGQSRLCMFFLRKAHIGEVQSSVWSDEMIESCEKANIYLL, encoded by the coding sequence ATGACCGATCAGCTTAAATCTCTGATAATACCGGAAGGATATTCTTCGGCATTATCTGTCAGAGAAACGGAAGCAGCGATTAAAAGGCTGAAAGATTATTTTGAAAATAAATTGGCGGAAGCATTAAATTTATCAAGAGTCTCTGCACCTTTATTTGTTAAAACCGAAACGGGATTAAATGATAATCTTAATGGTGTGGAGAGGCCGGTTTCCTTTGATGTTTACGGCATTGGAGGAAAAAGTGTTGAAATTGTTCATTCACTGGCAAAGTGGAAGAGAATGGCTCTAAAGCAATATGGCTTTTCTGTAGGTGAAGGATTGTATACTGATATGAATGCCATAAGAAGAGATGAAGAACTGGATAATTTACATTCTGTTTATGTGGACCAATGGGACTGGGAAAAAATTATAAGCAAAGAGCAAAGAAATCTTGAAACCTTGAAAGAAATTGTCAAAAAGATATATAATGTATTCAAAGATACAGAAAAGTATGTAGCTAACTTATATCCTGTGATCAAACCGATTCTACCGGAGGAAATTACCTTTATTACAACGCAGGAACTGGAAGACAGATTTCCTGATTTAACTCCTAAGGAAAGAGAAGATGCCATTGCAAAAGAAAAAGGGGCTGTTTTCATTATCGGTATCGGAGGAAAGCTCAAATCCGGGGGAAAGCACGATGGCCGTTCTCCCGACTATGATGACTGGTCTTTAAATGGAGACATCATCTTCTGGTATCCAGTATTGGAACGGGCATTTGAGCTTTCTTCCATGGGCATCAGAGTGGATGAAGAAACCCTTTTAAAGCAGCTTCAAATGGCAGGCTGTGAAGAGCGAAAAGAGCTGGAGTTCCATAAAAAGCTTCTTAATGGCGAATTACCTTACACAGTAGGAGGAGGAATTGGTCAGTCCAGGCTTTGCATGTTCTTTTTAAGAAAAGCCCATATAGGAGAAGTGCAGTCTTCCGTATGGTCGGATGAAATGATCGAATCCTGTGAGAAAGCTAATATTTATTTATTATAA
- the asnS gene encoding asparagine--tRNA ligase: MLVKDLYRKTEEYADKQVTVGGWIRTVRSSKTFGFIELNDGSFFKNVQIVFEDTLENYQEISKLNVGSAIIVEGTIVKTPEAKQPFEIKASAITVEGTSTPDYPLQKKRHSFEFLRTIAHLRPRTNTFSAVFRVRSLAAYAIHQFFQERGFVYVHTPIITGSDAEGAGEMFRVSTLDLNNLPKDQDGKVDFSKDFFGRETNLTVSGQLSVETYAMAFRNVYTFGPTFRAENSNTARHAAEFWMIEPEMAFADLNDDMELAEEMLKYIIQFVMDNAPEEMEFFNNFIDQTLFERLVNIVNSDFGHITYTEAIELLKKVNHQFEYPVEWGSDLQTEHERYLTEKIFNKPVFVTDYPKDIKAFYMRQNDDGKTVAAMDLLVPGVGEIIGGSQREERLDVLENRIKELNMKEEDYWWYLDTRRYGGTKHAGFGLGFERAIMYMTGMSNIRDVISFPRTVKNAEF; the protein is encoded by the coding sequence ATCTTGGTAAAAGATTTATACAGAAAAACAGAAGAATATGCTGACAAGCAAGTTACTGTAGGAGGATGGATCAGAACAGTTCGTTCTTCCAAAACTTTTGGTTTTATAGAATTAAATGACGGATCATTTTTTAAAAACGTTCAAATTGTATTTGAAGACACCCTTGAAAATTATCAGGAGATTTCAAAACTCAATGTCGGCTCTGCAATTATAGTAGAAGGAACAATTGTTAAAACTCCGGAGGCAAAGCAGCCTTTTGAAATTAAAGCAAGTGCCATCACAGTAGAAGGGACATCCACTCCGGATTATCCACTTCAGAAGAAAAGACATTCTTTTGAGTTTTTAAGAACCATTGCGCATTTGCGTCCCAGAACCAATACTTTCTCAGCAGTATTCAGAGTAAGATCTTTGGCGGCATATGCTATTCATCAATTTTTCCAAGAAAGAGGATTTGTTTACGTACATACGCCCATTATCACAGGAAGCGATGCAGAAGGCGCGGGCGAGATGTTCCGAGTTTCCACACTGGATTTAAATAATCTTCCAAAGGATCAAGACGGAAAAGTAGATTTCAGCAAGGACTTTTTTGGAAGAGAAACCAATCTTACAGTAAGCGGACAGCTTTCCGTAGAGACTTATGCTATGGCATTCAGAAATGTATATACCTTTGGGCCAACTTTCCGGGCAGAAAACTCCAATACAGCAAGACATGCAGCAGAGTTTTGGATGATTGAGCCGGAAATGGCTTTTGCAGATTTAAACGATGACATGGAATTGGCAGAAGAGATGTTAAAATACATCATCCAATTCGTTATGGACAATGCGCCGGAAGAAATGGAATTCTTTAATAATTTTATCGATCAAACTTTGTTTGAAAGATTAGTAAACATAGTAAACTCTGACTTTGGACATATTACTTATACGGAAGCAATAGAATTACTTAAAAAGGTAAATCATCAGTTTGAATATCCGGTAGAGTGGGGAAGCGACCTTCAGACAGAACATGAAAGATATTTAACAGAAAAGATCTTTAACAAACCTGTTTTCGTTACAGATTATCCTAAAGACATTAAGGCATTTTATATGAGACAAAATGATGATGGAAAAACTGTTGCAGCTATGGACTTATTGGTACCAGGCGTAGGAGAAATCATTGGCGGAAGTCAAAGAGAAGAAAGATTAGATGTATTAGAGAACAGAATCAAAGAATTGAATATGAAAGAGGAAGACTATTGGTGGTATCTTGATACAAGAAGATATGGCGGAACGAAACATGCAGGCTTTGGTCTTGGATTTGAAAGAGCGATTATGTATATGACGGGAATGTCCAATATAAGAGACGTTATTTCTTTCCCCAGAACAGTAAAAAATGCAGAGTTTTAA